The Acidimicrobiales bacterium sequence TCGCTGTCGTCGTGCCAGTCGACCACGACCGACGAGAAGACGCCCGATGCGACGGTGAAGAGTGCGATCCCGACGCCGAGCGCGATGACGAGCTGATGGGGCTTGATGCGCGATTTCATGGCGCCGCAAAGATACCTCTCCCCTGGAAGCGGCGACGTATCCGGTCGCCGGACCGTGTCGGTGAGGTTCACATCGGCGAAACATTCGTGAAATCGGCGACTGCCACCGTGGTCGCCATGGACATCACGCTGATCCGATGGCCGACCGAAGCGTCGCGGCTCCCCGACCTCCGTGACTCGCAGATCCCGCGACTCCTGCTCGTCGACGGTGACGTCGATCCGCCGCTCGTGGTCGATGAACTCGAGGACTGGATACGGGTCCCGGCACCGGAGCAGGACCTGCGGGCGCGGGTTGAGGGTCTGAGCCGTCGGGCCGCCACCGCTGGCCGGTGTGTACCGGAGATCGACGAACACGGCGTGGTGAGGTTCCGCAACGAGCACACCGCGGTTCCCCCGGTGGAGGCCCGCCTCGCCGCGGTACTGATCGACCACTTCGGCGCCGTCGTCAGCCGTGAGGACCTGACCGAGGCCGGCTGGCCCGGCGGACACTCGAACCGCAACGCCCTGGACGTCCACGTGCTCCGTCTGCGCCGTCGCCTCGACGAGGCCGGACTCTCGATCCGCACGGTGCGATCGCGCGGGTACCTGCTCGAACCCGCCGGTGGCTGACCGTCGTCAGATTCGGGTCAGGTACCTGACGCAACCTCGACACGCGACGGT is a genomic window containing:
- a CDS encoding winged helix-turn-helix domain-containing protein, whose protein sequence is MDITLIRWPTEASRLPDLRDSQIPRLLLVDGDVDPPLVVDELEDWIRVPAPEQDLRARVEGLSRRAATAGRCVPEIDEHGVVRFRNEHTAVPPVEARLAAVLIDHFGAVVSREDLTEAGWPGGHSNRNALDVHVLRLRRRLDEAGLSIRTVRSRGYLLEPAGG